In a single window of the Delftia tsuruhatensis genome:
- the acnD gene encoding Fe/S-dependent 2-methylisocitrate dehydratase AcnD, translating into MNPKYKKPLPGTALHYIDARAAVDALQPGAWRRLPYTARIHAENLVRRADPAHLNNYLRQLVQRRRDIDFPWFPVRVVCHDILGQTALVDLAGLRDAIAKEGSDPAQVNPVVPVQLIVDHSLAVECGGSDPDAFARNRAIEDRRNEDRFHFIEWTKKAFANVDVIPAGNGIMHQINLEKMSPVVHVQDGLAFPDTCVGTDSHTPHVDALGVIAVGVGGLEAENVMLGRACWMRLPDIVGVRLAGRRQGGITATDIALALTEFLRREKVVGAYVEFFGEGADSLSVGDRATISNMCPEYGATAALFSIDQQTIDYLRLTDRSPEQVRLVETYARTTGLWSTDLQTAHYERVLDFDLSAVVRNMAGPSNPHRRLPTSALAERGIADAARLAAGRQQESEGLMPDGAVIIAAITSCTNTSNPRNVIAAALLARNANRLGLARKPWVKSSLAPGSKAVELYLKEAGLLTELEQLGFGIVAFACTTCNGMSGALEPAIQQEIIERDLYATAVLSGNRNFDGRIHPYAKQAFLASPPLVVAYAIAGTIRFDIENDVLGVAEGRAIRLKDLWPTDEEIDAIVAQAVKPAQFRAVYEPMFAIHRDDGGRVAPQYDWRPQSTYIRRPPYWDTEGVGALAAFPRTLTGMRPLALLPDNITTDHLSPSNAILADSAAGEYLARMGLPEEDFNSYATHRGDHLTAMRATFANPQLVNEMAVIDGVQHQGSLARIEPEGRVVRMWEAMETYLHRRQPLIIIAGADYGQGSSRDWAAKGVRLAGVETVVAEGFERIHRTNLIGMGVLPLEFLPGTDRKTLALDGTEVYGVEGERTPGAQLTLVIQRREGQVLRVPVTCRLDTAEEVSVYEAGGVLQRFAQDFLARRQPMTEETP; encoded by the coding sequence ATGAACCCCAAGTACAAGAAACCCCTGCCCGGCACCGCGCTGCACTACATCGATGCCCGCGCCGCCGTCGACGCCCTGCAGCCCGGCGCCTGGCGCCGCCTGCCCTACACCGCACGCATCCACGCCGAGAACCTCGTGCGCCGCGCCGATCCCGCCCATTTGAACAACTACCTGCGCCAGCTCGTCCAGCGCCGCCGCGACATCGACTTCCCCTGGTTCCCCGTGCGCGTGGTCTGCCACGACATCCTGGGCCAGACCGCCCTCGTGGACCTGGCCGGCCTGCGCGACGCCATCGCCAAGGAGGGCAGCGACCCCGCCCAGGTCAACCCCGTCGTGCCGGTCCAGCTCATCGTCGACCATTCGCTGGCCGTGGAGTGCGGCGGCTCCGATCCCGACGCCTTTGCCAGGAACCGCGCCATCGAGGACCGCCGCAACGAGGACCGCTTCCACTTCATCGAGTGGACCAAGAAGGCCTTCGCCAACGTGGACGTGATCCCCGCGGGCAACGGCATCATGCACCAGATCAATCTGGAGAAGATGTCCCCCGTCGTCCATGTCCAGGACGGCCTGGCCTTCCCCGACACCTGCGTGGGCACCGACTCGCACACCCCCCATGTCGACGCCCTGGGCGTGATCGCCGTGGGCGTCGGCGGGCTGGAGGCCGAGAACGTGATGCTGGGCCGCGCCTGCTGGATGCGCCTGCCCGACATCGTGGGCGTGCGGCTCGCGGGCCGGCGCCAGGGCGGCATCACCGCCACCGACATCGCCCTGGCGCTGACCGAGTTCCTGCGCCGCGAGAAGGTCGTGGGTGCCTATGTGGAATTCTTCGGCGAGGGCGCCGACAGCCTGAGCGTCGGCGACCGGGCCACCATCTCCAACATGTGCCCCGAGTACGGCGCCACGGCCGCGCTGTTCTCCATCGACCAGCAGACCATCGACTACCTGCGCCTGACCGACCGCAGCCCCGAGCAGGTGCGCCTGGTCGAGACCTATGCCAGAACCACGGGCCTGTGGAGCACCGACTTGCAGACCGCGCACTACGAGCGCGTGCTGGACTTCGACCTGTCGGCCGTGGTGCGCAACATGGCCGGGCCGTCCAACCCGCACCGGCGCCTGCCCACCTCGGCCCTGGCCGAGCGCGGCATCGCCGATGCCGCCAGGCTGGCCGCCGGCCGGCAGCAGGAGTCCGAAGGCCTGATGCCCGACGGCGCCGTCATCATCGCCGCCATCACCAGCTGCACCAACACCAGCAACCCGCGCAACGTCATCGCCGCAGCCTTGCTGGCGCGCAATGCCAACCGCCTGGGCCTGGCGCGCAAGCCCTGGGTCAAATCCTCGCTGGCGCCCGGCTCCAAGGCCGTGGAGCTGTATCTGAAGGAGGCCGGGCTGCTCACCGAGCTGGAGCAACTGGGCTTTGGCATCGTGGCCTTTGCCTGCACCACCTGCAACGGCATGAGCGGCGCGCTGGAGCCCGCCATCCAGCAGGAGATCATCGAGCGCGACCTCTACGCCACGGCCGTGCTGTCGGGCAACCGCAACTTCGACGGCCGCATCCACCCCTATGCCAAACAGGCCTTCCTGGCCTCGCCGCCGCTGGTCGTGGCCTATGCGATCGCGGGCACCATCCGCTTCGATATCGAAAACGACGTGCTGGGCGTGGCCGAGGGCCGCGCGATCCGCCTGAAGGACCTGTGGCCGACCGACGAGGAGATCGACGCCATCGTCGCGCAGGCCGTCAAGCCCGCGCAGTTCCGCGCCGTCTACGAGCCCATGTTCGCCATCCACCGGGACGACGGCGGGCGGGTGGCCCCGCAGTACGACTGGCGCCCGCAATCCACCTACATCCGCCGCCCGCCCTACTGGGACACCGAAGGCGTGGGCGCGCTGGCGGCCTTCCCGCGCACGCTGACCGGCATGCGCCCGCTGGCCCTGCTGCCCGACAACATCACCACCGACCACCTCTCGCCCTCCAACGCCATCCTGGCCGACAGCGCGGCCGGCGAATACCTGGCGCGCATGGGCCTGCCCGAGGAGGACTTCAACTCCTACGCCACCCACCGCGGCGACCACCTCACCGCCATGCGCGCCACCTTCGCCAACCCGCAGCTGGTCAACGAAATGGCCGTCATCGACGGCGTGCAGCACCAGGGCTCGCTGGCCCGCATCGAGCCCGAAGGCCGCGTGGTGCGCATGTGGGAGGCCATGGAAACCTACCTGCACCGGCGCCAGCCGCTGATCATCATCGCGGGCGCCGACTACGGCCAGGGCTCCAGCCGCGACTGGGCCGCCAAGGGCGTGCGCCTGGCCGGCGTGGAGACCGTGGTGGCCGAGGGCTTCGAGCGCATCCACCGCACCAACCTCATCGGCATGGGCGTGCTGCCGCTGGAGTTCCTGCCCGGCACCGACCGCAAGACCCTGGCGCTGGACGGCACGGAGGTCTATGGCGTGGAAGGCGAGCGCACGCCGGGCGCCCAGCTCACGCTGGTGATACAGCGGCGCGAAGGCCAGGTGCTGCGCGTGCCCGTGACCTGCCGGCTGGACACGGCCGAGGAGGTCTCGGTCTACGAGGCCGGCGGCGTGCTCCAGCGCTTTGCCCAGGATTTCCTGGCGCGGCGGCAACCGATGACCGAGGAAACCCCATGA
- a CDS encoding tripartite tricarboxylate transporter substrate binding protein: protein MSISRRRFCTALPAPVAGLVLPRAGQAQEVFPSRPLKIVCPFAPGGGSDFIARVASNVLNERLGQAVVVENRPGAGGTLGTEYALRSPADGHTLLLVAGSYTVNPSLYKLRFDPVADMTPVIQLSRGAYVVCVSPRVPARSLQELLSHARENPGKLTFASAGNGSHLHIVTEYLFGMAKVRATHVPYRGTGPAVTDLLAGNVDMLVAGTEALMPHVRSGKLHALAVTTAQRLSAYPEIPAVAESGLPDYDVVAWHGLLAPKGLPPAILARINGALDAGLKVPALVAQLEPTGVSPAGGTPAQFGTLIQSEIPRYAKVVKDNEIRAQ, encoded by the coding sequence ATGAGCATCAGCCGCCGACGGTTTTGCACCGCCCTGCCCGCCCCGGTGGCAGGTCTTGTCCTGCCCCGGGCAGGCCAGGCCCAGGAGGTCTTTCCCTCCAGGCCCTTGAAGATCGTCTGCCCGTTTGCCCCGGGCGGCGGCTCCGACTTCATCGCCCGTGTCGCGTCCAACGTGCTCAATGAAAGGCTGGGCCAGGCCGTGGTCGTGGAAAACCGGCCGGGAGCCGGGGGGACGCTGGGGACGGAATATGCGCTGCGCTCGCCCGCCGACGGCCATACGCTGCTGCTCGTGGCCGGCAGCTATACGGTCAACCCCTCGCTGTACAAGCTGCGCTTCGATCCCGTGGCCGACATGACGCCCGTGATCCAGCTGTCCCGGGGCGCCTATGTCGTCTGCGTGAGCCCCCGCGTGCCGGCGCGCAGCCTGCAGGAGTTGCTGTCCCATGCACGCGAGAATCCCGGCAAGCTGACCTTTGCATCGGCCGGCAACGGCAGCCATCTGCACATCGTGACGGAATACCTGTTCGGCATGGCCAAGGTCAGGGCGACCCATGTCCCCTACCGCGGCACGGGCCCCGCCGTGACCGATCTGCTGGCGGGCAATGTGGACATGCTGGTGGCCGGCACCGAGGCCCTGATGCCGCATGTCAGGAGCGGAAAACTCCATGCCCTGGCGGTAACCACGGCCCAGCGCCTGTCCGCCTATCCCGAAATTCCCGCAGTGGCCGAGAGCGGCCTGCCGGACTACGACGTGGTCGCCTGGCACGGGCTGCTCGCACCCAAGGGCCTGCCACCGGCCATCCTGGCGCGCATCAACGGCGCACTGGATGCAGGACTCAAGGTACCTGCCCTGGTGGCCCAGCTGGAGCCCACGGGCGTGTCCCCGGCAGGCGGCACACCAGCCCAGTTCGGCACACTGATCCAGTCCGAGATCCCCCGCTACGCCAAGGTGGTGAAGGACAACGAAATCCGCGCACAGTGA
- a CDS encoding EAL domain-containing protein yields the protein MSASAQRMLVAIRSAWPAAATMALGLCLSAMLALHQQQMLERLDWQRHTQQAQSARQALQMRLDAYAMLVQHVANQLAAAPEMGQQAFGRMAQSLRVQSQPGMQALAFTRATVEHGAPYFSPTQGAAGGAQARYFVVDYLWPLEGNESIAGLDMHDRPGLLASMLRSRDSAGTVVSAPFAMKQPGEHATAVLVRAPVFGQPAPASSDAATPSWTFLGTADASVRVHDLVQDLHERGLLGRLALAMHDAGPASPAPSASPTPLPLYLGAAWPQPGQDRGGTGQVVLEQTLQAQDRLWRLDFIAVGTALSWTERAQPLVLFALGMLVSALLASLAAAWWRRRHSGWAQLRASSRSIRESDARFQALFEQAAIGVVQIDAATAEVLHVNRRYGDITGYDPQQLCQRPLLDLMSSESPDDDRRSLLELAAGKRRALQMERQLRRHDGELVWVEIHISALGPGHSPRLMALVQDIGARRHLQQIQREGSRHLRRVIQRLPLGLAMLQGDGQFAYWNEEFLRLAGHGATTGMDGDGWWRNMCADEPRRQRMQRRFEAARARAGVTRYSGGADTEMERSFGSEEYQLIGADGCTRSVSVAGLLLDEGCLLILQDQSQRKMAEEEIRRLAFYDALTGLPNRRLLVDRLQQALASGRRRGRCGAVLLLDVDNFKAFNDTLGLELGDALLRMLAERLTQSLGREATLARHSGDDFVVLLEDLDNDAMQAASQVEAEVQRMRSWLQQPLQLAGQSCHITLSIGASLFGNQELSADEVLRRAEMAMYQAKGMGRDALQFFDPQLQAVLRSRTAMEQEMREGIVRHQFVLYYQPQVVHGRIVGAEGLLRWNHPREGLVPPSLFVSLAEESGLILQLGEWVLGEACRQLAQWAQDPALASLVLSVNVSPRQFHQARFVEQVLQALQSNGANPRLLKLELTESLLLADVDDTAAKMATLKAHGVGFSLDDFGTGYSSLAYLKRLPLDQLKIDRSFVRDVLSDPNDAAIARTIVALGTSLGLQVVAEGVETEAQRQFLEDEQCHAWQGYLLSPPVPVRSFEALVQQGLPAQRPPCLSPVAMAAGLERQGSLQVEAAAWAAQGQTPDGASPGA from the coding sequence ATGTCAGCTTCCGCCCAGCGCATGCTCGTAGCCATCCGTTCCGCATGGCCGGCCGCAGCCACCATGGCCCTGGGGCTGTGCCTGAGCGCCATGCTGGCCCTGCACCAGCAGCAGATGCTGGAGCGGCTCGATTGGCAGCGCCACACCCAGCAGGCGCAGTCTGCCCGGCAGGCACTGCAGATGCGGCTGGATGCCTATGCCATGCTGGTTCAGCACGTGGCCAACCAATTGGCCGCGGCTCCCGAAATGGGACAGCAGGCCTTCGGCCGCATGGCGCAGTCCCTGCGCGTGCAGTCCCAGCCGGGCATGCAGGCGCTGGCCTTCACGCGGGCCACGGTGGAGCATGGTGCCCCCTATTTTTCCCCGACGCAGGGGGCGGCAGGTGGCGCACAGGCACGCTATTTCGTCGTCGATTATCTGTGGCCGCTGGAAGGCAACGAGTCCATCGCCGGCCTGGACATGCATGACCGCCCGGGCCTGCTGGCCAGCATGCTGCGCAGCCGGGACAGCGCCGGCACCGTGGTATCGGCTCCGTTCGCGATGAAGCAGCCGGGCGAGCATGCGACGGCCGTGCTGGTGCGGGCGCCGGTCTTCGGACAGCCGGCGCCGGCATCCTCCGATGCCGCCACGCCGTCGTGGACGTTCCTTGGCACGGCCGATGCCAGTGTCCGCGTGCATGATCTGGTGCAGGACCTTCACGAGCGCGGACTCCTGGGCCGGCTCGCGCTGGCCATGCATGATGCGGGTCCCGCATCCCCCGCTCCATCTGCGAGTCCCACGCCCTTGCCGTTGTACCTGGGCGCGGCCTGGCCTCAGCCAGGTCAAGACAGGGGCGGCACCGGTCAGGTGGTGCTGGAACAGACGCTGCAGGCGCAGGACCGGCTGTGGCGGCTGGACTTCATCGCCGTGGGCACGGCCCTGTCCTGGACGGAGCGCGCGCAGCCGCTGGTGCTGTTCGCGCTGGGCATGCTCGTTTCGGCGCTGCTGGCCTCGCTGGCCGCTGCCTGGTGGCGACGGCGCCACTCAGGCTGGGCCCAGTTGCGGGCCTCTTCGCGTTCCATCCGCGAAAGCGATGCACGTTTTCAGGCGCTGTTCGAGCAGGCGGCGATCGGTGTGGTCCAGATCGACGCGGCCACTGCCGAGGTGCTGCACGTGAACCGGCGGTATGGCGATATCACCGGCTACGATCCGCAGCAGCTTTGCCAGCGGCCTCTGCTGGACCTGATGTCCAGCGAGTCTCCGGACGATGACAGACGTTCGCTGCTGGAGCTGGCCGCAGGCAAGCGCCGTGCCTTGCAGATGGAGCGGCAGTTGCGACGCCACGACGGCGAGCTGGTGTGGGTCGAGATCCATATTTCCGCGCTGGGCCCCGGTCACTCCCCCCGTCTGATGGCCCTGGTCCAGGACATCGGTGCACGGCGCCACCTCCAGCAGATCCAGCGTGAGGGCTCGCGCCATCTGCGCAGGGTCATCCAGCGCCTGCCCCTGGGCCTTGCCATGCTGCAGGGCGACGGCCAGTTCGCCTACTGGAACGAGGAGTTCCTGCGGCTGGCGGGCCATGGCGCGACGACGGGCATGGACGGTGATGGCTGGTGGCGCAACATGTGTGCCGATGAACCCAGGCGCCAGCGCATGCAGCGGCGCTTCGAGGCGGCACGCGCGAGGGCAGGCGTCACCCGGTATTCCGGCGGCGCCGATACCGAGATGGAGCGCTCCTTCGGCAGCGAGGAATATCAGCTCATCGGTGCGGATGGCTGCACGCGCTCCGTATCGGTCGCGGGCCTGCTGCTGGATGAGGGCTGCCTGCTGATCCTCCAGGACCAGAGCCAGCGCAAGATGGCGGAGGAGGAAATCCGCCGGCTGGCCTTCTATGACGCGCTCACCGGCCTGCCCAATCGCCGCTTGCTCGTGGACCGCCTGCAGCAGGCCCTGGCCTCCGGCCGTCGGCGCGGGCGCTGCGGCGCCGTCCTGCTGCTCGATGTGGACAATTTCAAGGCTTTCAATGACACCCTGGGTCTGGAGCTGGGCGACGCACTGCTGCGCATGCTTGCCGAGCGCCTGACCCAGTCGCTGGGGCGCGAGGCCACCCTGGCCCGCCACAGCGGGGATGACTTCGTGGTGCTGCTGGAGGATCTGGACAACGACGCCATGCAGGCGGCATCGCAGGTGGAGGCCGAAGTCCAGCGCATGCGTTCATGGCTGCAGCAGCCCCTGCAGCTGGCCGGGCAGTCCTGCCATATCACGCTGAGCATCGGTGCCAGCCTGTTCGGCAACCAGGAACTCAGCGCCGATGAGGTGCTGCGCCGCGCCGAAATGGCCATGTACCAGGCCAAGGGCATGGGGCGCGACGCGCTGCAGTTCTTCGACCCCCAGTTGCAGGCGGTGCTGCGATCGCGCACGGCCATGGAGCAGGAGATGCGCGAGGGCATCGTGCGCCATCAGTTCGTCCTGTACTACCAGCCGCAGGTGGTGCATGGCCGCATCGTCGGCGCCGAGGGGCTGCTGCGCTGGAACCACCCGCGCGAGGGCCTGGTCCCGCCCTCGCTGTTCGTCTCCCTGGCCGAGGAAAGCGGCCTGATCCTGCAACTGGGCGAATGGGTGCTGGGCGAAGCCTGCCGCCAGCTGGCGCAGTGGGCCCAGGATCCGGCGCTGGCGAGCCTGGTCCTGTCCGTCAACGTCAGTCCGCGCCAGTTCCACCAGGCCAGGTTCGTGGAACAGGTGCTCCAGGCGCTGCAGTCGAACGGCGCCAATCCGCGCCTGCTCAAGCTGGAGTTGACCGAAAGCCTGCTGCTGGCCGACGTGGATGACACGGCCGCCAAGATGGCCACTCTCAAGGCGCATGGGGTGGGCTTTTCGCTGGATGACTTCGGTACCGGCTACTCTTCGCTGGCCTATCTCAAGCGCCTGCCGCTGGACCAGCTCAAGATCGACCGCAGCTTTGTGCGTGACGTGCTCAGCGACCCCAATGACGCGGCCATCGCACGCACCATCGTCGCCCTGGGGACCAGCCTGGGCCTGCAGGTCGTCGCCGAAGGCGTGGAAACCGAGGCACAGCGCCAGTTCCTGGAGGACGAGCAGTGCCATGCCTGGCAGGGCTATCTGCTCAGCCCGCCCGTGCCGGTACGCAGCTTCGAGGCGCTGGTGCAACAGGGCCTGCCCGCCCAGCGCCCTCCTTGCCTGAGTCCTGTGGCCATGGCAGCAGGGCTGGAGCGGCAGGGCAGTCTTCAGGTCGAGGCGGCTGCTTGGGCGGCGCAGGGCCAGACCCCGGATGGCGCAAGTCCGGGGGCCTAG
- a CDS encoding LysR family transcriptional regulator: MFSDTDTDSDLNSPLPSRRLPSLQALRCFEAAARLESFSQAAQELHLTHGAVSRAVRVLEDDLGIALFTRRNRRVFLTEAGRHLAQAVHEGMERMRQATQELRLRARQSQRWVLSCEPTLLMRWLIPRWPGFQERHPQLQMHLVAGGGAFSFADGIDLAIRRDDFPLPAGCHAEPLFTERTGPVCRPDRLAQWSEPASGSSPARLRPEAPTLHSRTRPGAWPTWAECSGMPAPSGPQLWFDHFYFSLQAAVAGLGLAVGPWQLVRDDIASGVLAAPMGFVEDGSRYCLLSPAPAAHDGLHAQLLLWLRSQA, encoded by the coding sequence ATGTTTTCCGACACAGACACCGACAGTGACCTCAACTCACCGCTGCCCTCAAGGCGGCTGCCATCGCTGCAGGCTCTGCGCTGCTTCGAGGCGGCGGCCCGCCTGGAGAGCTTCAGCCAGGCCGCGCAGGAACTGCACCTGACCCATGGAGCCGTCAGCCGGGCCGTTCGCGTCCTGGAGGACGACCTGGGCATCGCGCTGTTCACTCGTCGCAACCGGCGTGTCTTCCTGACCGAGGCGGGACGCCATCTGGCCCAGGCCGTGCATGAGGGCATGGAACGCATGCGTCAGGCCACGCAGGAGCTGCGCCTGCGTGCCCGCCAGTCGCAGCGCTGGGTGCTGTCCTGCGAGCCCACGCTGCTGATGCGCTGGCTGATCCCGCGCTGGCCAGGTTTCCAGGAACGGCATCCGCAACTGCAGATGCACCTGGTCGCCGGGGGCGGCGCCTTCTCGTTTGCGGACGGCATCGATCTGGCCATCCGCCGCGATGATTTTCCTCTTCCCGCAGGCTGCCATGCCGAGCCCCTGTTCACCGAACGCACAGGTCCCGTCTGCCGGCCGGACCGGCTGGCGCAATGGAGCGAGCCGGCCAGTGGATCGTCACCGGCCCGCCTGCGGCCGGAAGCCCCCACCCTGCACAGCCGCACGCGCCCTGGCGCCTGGCCGACCTGGGCCGAGTGCAGCGGCATGCCTGCGCCCTCCGGGCCTCAGCTGTGGTTCGACCATTTCTACTTCAGCCTGCAGGCTGCCGTGGCCGGGCTGGGCCTGGCCGTAGGCCCCTGGCAACTGGTAAGGGACGACATTGCCAGCGGCGTGCTGGCGGCTCCCATGGGTTTCGTGGAGGATGGCTCCCGCTATTGCCTGTTGTCCCCGGCGCCCGCAGCGCACGACGGGCTGCACGCGCAGTTGCTGCTGTGGCTGCGCTCCCAGGCATGA
- a CDS encoding CynX/NimT family MFS transporter produces MTATRQGVHPSWIVVAAGVSAALHVGKLPAAVPMLQQQLGVSLVQAGFLLSTVQVAGMLLGLAAGLCADRWGLRRSMLVGLSLMAAASAWGASATGFATLLALRAVEGLGFLLVALPGPGLIRRCVAPRELSARMGWWGTYMPLGSALGLLLGPWVLAWSSWPLWWLLVGLVSALAGLAVWWGVPADGLQAGADARVSAPGGGWRPRLAVTLRSPGPWLVSLAFAVYSGQWMAVIGFLPTVYAQAGLGPALSGMLTALVALANMVGNVASGRLLQAGWSATRALRLGFGCMAVCALAAYLQWRGQFLGPLWLRFLAVALFSAAGGLIPGTLFSMAVRLAPDESTVSTTVGFMQQWSCVGQFAGPPLVAAVAVQAGGWQWTWLVTGAMCVVGWWLAGAIGAAVARRL; encoded by the coding sequence GTGACAGCAACAAGGCAGGGTGTGCATCCCTCGTGGATCGTCGTGGCGGCCGGCGTCAGCGCCGCGCTGCATGTGGGCAAGCTGCCTGCGGCCGTGCCGATGCTGCAGCAGCAGCTGGGGGTCTCGCTGGTGCAGGCGGGTTTCCTGCTGTCCACGGTGCAGGTCGCCGGCATGCTGCTGGGCCTGGCGGCAGGACTGTGTGCGGACCGTTGGGGGCTGCGGCGCAGCATGCTGGTCGGACTGTCGCTGATGGCCGCGGCCAGTGCCTGGGGCGCCTCGGCGACAGGCTTTGCAACGCTGCTTGCGTTGCGCGCGGTGGAGGGGCTGGGATTCCTGCTGGTCGCCTTGCCGGGGCCGGGGCTGATACGCCGTTGCGTGGCGCCGCGGGAGCTGAGCGCGCGCATGGGGTGGTGGGGAACCTATATGCCACTGGGCAGCGCGCTGGGGCTGCTGCTGGGCCCCTGGGTGCTGGCATGGAGCTCCTGGCCGCTGTGGTGGCTGCTGGTGGGTCTGGTCTCCGCACTGGCCGGGCTGGCCGTCTGGTGGGGGGTGCCGGCGGATGGGCTGCAGGCCGGCGCAGATGCGCGCGTGTCCGCACCGGGGGGCGGATGGCGCCCCCGCCTGGCGGTGACGCTGCGCAGTCCGGGCCCCTGGCTGGTTTCCCTGGCGTTTGCCGTGTACTCCGGGCAGTGGATGGCGGTGATCGGCTTTCTGCCCACGGTCTATGCGCAGGCAGGGCTGGGCCCGGCGCTGTCGGGCATGCTGACGGCCCTGGTGGCACTGGCCAACATGGTGGGCAATGTGGCCTCGGGCCGGCTGCTGCAAGCCGGCTGGAGCGCCACGCGCGCACTGCGCCTGGGTTTTGGCTGCATGGCCGTATGTGCGCTGGCCGCCTATCTGCAGTGGCGGGGCCAGTTCCTGGGGCCACTGTGGCTGCGCTTCCTGGCCGTGGCGCTGTTCTCCGCGGCCGGCGGCCTCATTCCGGGCACCTTGTTTTCCATGGCCGTGCGGCTGGCGCCCGATGAATCCACGGTGTCGACCACGGTGGGATTCATGCAGCAATGGTCTTGCGTGGGCCAGTTCGCCGGGCCGCCCCTGGTGGCCGCCGTGGCGGTACAGGCCGGCGGGTGGCAGTGGACCTGGCTGGTCACAGGCGCCATGTGCGTGGTCGGCTGGTGGCTTGCCGGCGCCATTGGCGCGGCCGTGGCGCGGCGGCTTTAG
- a CDS encoding FUSC family protein: MAAAPGRLRLALRDAIAASLGAMLAWELSHYLLGHPKPVFAAVTALVCLAPGLPSHLKQTWGLVLGCAIGITVGELAWLLPDHIPLLRLSLASLVALSLAAMLGQPPVVPIQAGVSVVLVLSMGPSAAGEVRLVDVLVGAGVGLMFSQVLFTANPLRAMSRSASTLLEQLANGLEATLRATATHDTPDATVALGQLTRSSDALGTLRAAVVEAQSASRWSLRGRLGSAGLLTVTGRYDRHAVRLYASALLLGESLVRGMAHDSGLMPRPVVLHCEWLIEACRQLSANGNVVALAPDDALARLAASAPLPPVHPLPPPWMPALEHAGQMQEALQALIGSRDA, from the coding sequence ATGGCAGCGGCACCCGGTCGCCTGCGTCTGGCGTTGCGCGACGCCATCGCCGCCTCGCTGGGGGCGATGCTGGCCTGGGAGCTGTCCCACTATCTGCTCGGGCATCCCAAGCCTGTCTTCGCCGCCGTCACGGCGCTCGTATGCCTGGCACCGGGCCTGCCCAGCCATCTCAAGCAGACCTGGGGCCTGGTGCTGGGATGCGCCATCGGCATCACCGTGGGCGAGCTGGCCTGGCTGCTGCCCGACCACATTCCACTGCTGCGGCTGAGCCTGGCTTCGCTGGTCGCGCTGTCTCTGGCAGCCATGCTGGGCCAGCCACCGGTCGTGCCCATACAGGCAGGTGTCTCCGTGGTCCTGGTGCTGAGCATGGGGCCCAGCGCTGCCGGGGAAGTCAGGCTGGTCGATGTGCTGGTGGGAGCGGGCGTGGGGCTGATGTTCAGCCAGGTCCTCTTCACTGCCAATCCGCTGCGCGCCATGTCGCGCTCCGCAAGCACCTTGCTGGAGCAGCTGGCCAACGGGCTGGAGGCCACGCTGCGCGCCACGGCCACGCACGACACGCCCGATGCCACCGTGGCCCTGGGCCAACTCACGCGCAGCAGCGATGCGCTGGGCACCCTGCGCGCAGCCGTGGTGGAAGCGCAGAGCGCCAGCCGCTGGTCCCTTCGGGGGCGCCTGGGCAGCGCGGGACTGCTGACGGTCACCGGCCGGTACGACCGGCATGCCGTACGTCTGTATGCCAGCGCTCTGCTGCTCGGCGAAAGCCTGGTGCGCGGCATGGCGCACGACAGCGGCCTCATGCCGCGCCCCGTCGTCCTGCACTGCGAATGGCTGATCGAGGCCTGCCGCCAGCTGTCCGCCAACGGCAATGTGGTGGCTCTTGCTCCCGATGATGCACTGGCCCGGCTGGCAGCCTCCGCGCCTCTGCCCCCGGTGCATCCCCTGCCCCCGCCCTGGATGCCAGCACTGGAGCACGCAGGGCAGATGCAGGAAGCCTTGCAGGCGCTGATCGGCTCACGCGACGCCTGA
- a CDS encoding EVE domain-containing protein: MTASHPARQYWLMKNEPDEFSIDHALAAPNATIAWDGVRNYQARNFMRDAMQVGDGVLYWHSSCAEPGIYGIARIAGNLRVDASQFEPGNPYHDPKSSPDKPRWLTLDVQALRKTRPLLIAELRAHPELAQMGVLQKGNRLSITPVTPAQWNFIEALLGLP; encoded by the coding sequence ATGACCGCATCCCACCCCGCCCGCCAGTATTGGCTCATGAAGAACGAGCCCGACGAATTCTCCATAGACCACGCGCTGGCAGCCCCCAATGCCACCATCGCCTGGGACGGCGTGCGCAACTACCAGGCCCGCAACTTCATGCGCGATGCCATGCAGGTGGGCGACGGCGTGCTGTACTGGCATTCGAGCTGCGCCGAGCCGGGCATCTACGGCATCGCCCGCATCGCCGGCAATCTGCGGGTGGATGCCTCGCAATTCGAACCCGGCAACCCCTACCATGATCCCAAATCCTCGCCCGACAAGCCGCGCTGGCTCACCTTGGACGTGCAGGCATTGCGCAAGACACGCCCGTTGCTGATCGCCGAATTGCGCGCGCATCCCGAACTGGCGCAGATGGGTGTGCTGCAGAAAGGCAACCGCCTGTCGATCACGCCGGTCACGCCGGCGCAGTGGAACTTCATCGAAGCACTGCTGGGCCTGCCCTGA